One window from the genome of Bacteroidota bacterium encodes:
- a CDS encoding gliding motility-associated C-terminal domain-containing protein — translation MKKKLLLFIAIFSVIASNAQTIFWTEAFQNGCVSGNPCLVTLYTTGPNGPWTQTSTGLNDPESNKWFVSGAECGNAPPACGSVCGAADPSLHIGADDGFVLDQGASYDAGGFCGVLFCVTTNMRVESPTINCTGQSTITLAFNYIANGDVNDDATLWYYDGATWTMIDPLAKPPLGVCAPQGRWTAYSILLPASANNNPNVKIGFNWTNNDDGIPSNGDPSIAVDDITLSVPSGGVPVASFSTSSTTVCAAQCVTFTDASTNAPTSWSWNFQGGNPATATTQTVCVTYSASGTYTASLTATNANGSGSTTQTITITVTPLPTANAGTDVTICQSANTTLSATGGGTYAWLPITGLSNPNISNPVASPTITTNYSVTVTNSCGSNTDAVNVTVNPLPTANAGADITVCPSANSILTATGGGNYLWSTGQSIASISVSPTITTSYSVTVTNSCGSSIDSVTVVVSNNITATISGITTICAGQSTTLTAGGGSNYSWSNGTLTAVVVLSPTSTTTYSVFVTSGTCADTVAVTVNITSPPTATITGNNPICSGQSVILTAGGGNSYSWISGGQTTTSITVSPITNTTYSVIAFVGSCADTTSATVTVLAAPNASVNSTSICTGDAATLTASGGGTYSWNTGQTSSSIVVNPASTTNYTVTVTGVNTCTASAVGNVSVISAVNAVVSGSLTFCQGQGTTLCASGGCNYSWTTGATTSCIPVTSAGTYSVYASCGSCSDTTSAAVTVNSNPTATVSSDTTISQGATVALSASGGGTYSWGNGATTQAISVSPSATTQYCVTVTNAGNCTASACVTVTVDLLDCGEIFVPNAFSPNKDGQNELECVLGKCIETFSFSIYDRWGEKVFTTDNLKICWDGIYKGKLMNSAEFVYYLEATLTNGKKESKKGNISLIR, via the coding sequence ATGAAAAAAAAATTACTCCTCTTCATCGCCATATTTTCTGTCATCGCTTCAAACGCTCAAACAATTTTCTGGACAGAAGCGTTTCAGAATGGATGCGTTTCAGGAAATCCGTGTTTAGTAACATTATACACGACAGGACCAAACGGGCCATGGACACAAACATCAACCGGATTGAATGACCCGGAATCCAACAAATGGTTTGTGAGCGGTGCAGAGTGTGGTAATGCACCCCCTGCTTGCGGTTCAGTTTGCGGGGCAGCAGATCCATCTCTTCACATAGGTGCTGATGATGGTTTTGTTTTAGACCAGGGAGCCTCATATGATGCAGGTGGATTTTGCGGTGTGCTTTTCTGTGTAACCACAAATATGAGAGTTGAATCTCCAACCATTAATTGTACAGGACAATCTACCATTACTCTTGCATTTAATTATATTGCAAACGGAGATGTAAATGATGATGCAACTCTTTGGTATTATGATGGCGCAACATGGACTATGATTGACCCACTTGCAAAACCTCCACTAGGAGTATGCGCTCCTCAAGGCAGGTGGACTGCCTATTCAATATTACTTCCTGCAAGTGCAAACAATAATCCGAATGTTAAAATAGGATTTAACTGGACGAATAATGATGATGGAATTCCATCAAATGGTGACCCCTCAATTGCTGTAGATGACATTACGCTTTCTGTTCCTAGTGGCGGTGTGCCGGTTGCAAGTTTTTCAACAAGCAGCACTACTGTTTGCGCGGCACAGTGCGTAACTTTTACGGATGCAAGCACAAACGCTCCCACATCCTGGAGTTGGAATTTTCAGGGAGGAAACCCTGCAACTGCTACAACCCAAACTGTCTGCGTTACTTACAGCGCGAGCGGAACGTACACAGCATCGCTCACCGCCACCAATGCCAATGGCTCAGGATCTACAACGCAAACAATCACCATCACTGTAACTCCTCTGCCCACCGCTAATGCCGGAACGGATGTTACTATTTGTCAATCTGCGAATACCACATTGAGCGCCACCGGTGGAGGAACTTATGCCTGGTTGCCAATAACCGGATTGAGCAACCCGAACATTTCAAATCCTGTTGCATCGCCAACAATAACTACCAATTATTCTGTAACAGTAACAAATTCCTGCGGAAGCAATACGGATGCGGTGAATGTAACCGTGAATCCTCTCCCTACGGCAAATGCTGGCGCGGATATTACGGTTTGTCCCAGCGCGAACTCAATACTCACAGCAACCGGTGGAGGAAATTATTTATGGAGTACGGGACAATCCATTGCATCAATTTCAGTTTCTCCGACAATCACAACTTCTTATTCCGTTACAGTAACAAATTCCTGCGGCTCAAGCATTGATTCGGTCACTGTGGTAGTATCAAATAATATCACCGCCACTATTTCGGGAATTACAACTATTTGCGCTGGGCAAAGCACAACACTCACTGCGGGCGGAGGAAGCAATTATTCCTGGAGCAATGGAACACTCACTGCTGTAGTTGTTCTTTCCCCGACATCCACTACAACTTATTCTGTATTTGTTACTTCAGGAACCTGTGCCGATACGGTTGCTGTAACGGTAAACATTACTTCCCCTCCCACTGCAACGATTACTGGAAATAATCCCATTTGCAGCGGACAATCAGTCATCCTTACAGCAGGCGGAGGAAATTCTTATTCATGGATTTCAGGAGGGCAAACCACTACTTCCATTACCGTTTCTCCCATAACAAATACAACTTATTCTGTGATTGCATTCGTTGGCTCTTGTGCCGATACCACTTCCGCCACAGTTACAGTTCTTGCCGCGCCAAACGCTTCTGTGAACAGCACCTCCATTTGCACAGGCGATGCGGCAACGCTCACTGCCAGCGGGGGAGGAACTTATTCGTGGAACACAGGGCAAACTTCTTCTTCAATTGTTGTGAACCCGGCTTCCACAACAAATTATACAGTAACCGTAACTGGCGTGAATACCTGTACGGCATCTGCTGTAGGAAATGTTTCGGTAATCTCCGCTGTGAATGCAGTTGTCAGCGGGAGTTTAACTTTTTGTCAGGGACAGGGCACCACGCTTTGTGCTTCCGGAGGATGTAATTATTCCTGGACTACAGGCGCAACTACTTCTTGCATTCCCGTAACATCTGCAGGAACTTATTCTGTCTATGCTTCCTGCGGCTCTTGTTCTGATACTACTTCTGCCGCTGTAACGGTTAATTCAAATCCAACTGCAACGGTAAGTTCTGATACTACTATTTCGCAAGGGGCAACAGTTGCTCTTTCTGCTTCGGGAGGAGGAACTTACAGTTGGGGCAATGGCGCCACCACTCAGGCAATTTCTGTTTCTCCGAGTGCAACTACTCAATATTGCGTTACAGTTACCAATGCCGGCAACTGCACTGCTTCTGCCTGTGTAACCGTTACGGTTGATTTGCTGGATTGCGGAGAAATTTTTGTTCCCAATGCTTTCTCTCCAAACAAAGACGGGCAGAACGAACTGGAATGTGTGCTGGGCAAATGCATAGAAACATTCTCCTTCTCCATTTACGACCGATGGGGAGAAAAAGTATTTACAACCGATAATCTTAAAATCTGCTGGGATGGAATATACAAAGGCAAACTCATGAACTCCGCTGAGTTTGTTTACTATCTGGAAGCAACTTTAACAAATGGAAAAAAGGAAAGCAAAAAAGGAAATATCAGTTTAATTCGATAA
- a CDS encoding T9SS type A sorting domain-containing protein — protein sequence MPAGSCGSGCLVGNSLHLGSTTLGDIGAAYDAAQTTNKRAESPIINCSGRVGITLAFNFIEYGEGATDDAIFEYYDGAVWALLGNPAKPFCCGPAVCDGQLQGLWTAYSVALPASADNNPNVKIGFRWTNNASGGSDPSFAVWNITLSAPPTVDFTCEYFFANPTTTFNNTMGVGLAQIENCEYWVLTRNAGTASKNVTLNWDANSCITAPAIITDYRVARWDGAVWQNEGSTATTGAVPPAAGSITSGSVSTFSPFTIGSIVTWSLPIELLSFDAKTRSEVVDLSWTTATEINNDFFTVERSIDGKIFTSIGKVKGAGNSSTKRNYKLTDTKPVNGINYYRLKQTDFDGAYSYSSVVAVNMKDESPLEIISIVNGSDDNPTAWIQSDGSSFIKLEIIDDAGKLIRSFHFQAAGSVTQISLGTHSFAKGIYFLKVSDENDVRIKKFSL from the coding sequence TTGCCAGCTGGTTCTTGCGGTTCGGGTTGTCTTGTTGGAAATTCATTACACCTTGGTTCAACTACTCTTGGTGATATTGGGGCTGCGTATGATGCGGCACAAACAACTAACAAAAGAGCAGAGTCACCAATAATAAATTGTTCCGGAAGAGTTGGAATAACCCTTGCATTTAACTTTATTGAATATGGGGAAGGAGCCACTGATGATGCAATCTTTGAGTATTACGATGGTGCTGTTTGGGCGCTATTGGGTAATCCTGCAAAACCCTTTTGTTGCGGTCCTGCGGTTTGCGATGGTCAACTTCAGGGTTTATGGACCGCTTACTCAGTCGCTCTCCCTGCTTCGGCTGACAATAACCCCAATGTAAAAATTGGTTTTAGGTGGACAAATAATGCATCGGGTGGAAGCGACCCTTCTTTCGCTGTGTGGAACATTACCCTATCAGCTCCTCCTACCGTTGATTTCACCTGCGAATATTTTTTTGCTAACCCAACAACTACTTTCAATAATACGATGGGTGTGGGGCTTGCACAAATAGAAAATTGCGAATACTGGGTTCTTACCCGCAATGCCGGCACAGCAAGTAAAAACGTAACTCTTAACTGGGATGCCAACAGTTGCATTACCGCGCCCGCCATAATCACTGATTACCGTGTTGCCCGCTGGGATGGCGCTGTGTGGCAGAACGAAGGCAGTACAGCAACAACCGGTGCTGTTCCGCCTGCAGCGGGGAGTATAACAAGCGGTTCGGTTTCAACCTTCAGCCCCTTTACCATTGGTTCTATTGTAACATGGTCTCTGCCAATTGAACTTTTAAGTTTTGATGCAAAAACAAGAAGTGAGGTTGTGGATTTATCTTGGACTACCGCTACTGAAATAAATAATGATTTTTTTACTGTAGAACGCTCTATAGATGGAAAAATATTTACTTCAATCGGGAAAGTTAAAGGCGCAGGCAACTCAAGCACAAAGCGTAACTATAAACTTACGGATACAAAACCTGTGAATGGAATTAACTACTACCGCCTCAAGCAAACCGACTTTGACGGAGCCTATTCTTATTCAAGCGTTGTTGCAGTCAATATGAAAGACGAATCACCGCTGGAAATAATCAGTATTGTGAATGGATCTGATGATAACCCTACTGCCTGGATTCAAAGCGATGGCAGCAGTTTTATCAAACTGGAAATTATTGATGATGCCGGAAAACTAATCCGTTCCTTTCATTTTCAAGCTGCCGGCAGTGTAACGCAAATTTCTCTTGGCACCCATTCCTTTGCTAAAGGAATTTACTTCCTGAAAGTAAGCGATGAAAACGATGTAAGAATAAAAAAATTCAGTCTCTGA